In the genome of Taeniopygia guttata chromosome 26, bTaeGut7.mat, whole genome shotgun sequence, one region contains:
- the PLXNA2 gene encoding plexin-A2 isoform X2: MDQRRNWPRVLDSDGWSVALLCLFLASLSRNVSSNASFNTFHSEHRDWTFNHLAVHRGTGAVYVGAINRVYKLSGNLTILVAHKTGPEEDNKSCYPPLIVQPCGEVLTLTNNVNKLLIIDYSENRLLACGSLYQGVCKLLRLDDLFILVEPSHKKEHYLSSVNKTGTMYGVIVRSEGEDGKLFIGTAVDGKQDYFPTLSSRKLPRDPESSAMLDYELHSDFVSSLIKIPSDTLALVSHFDIFYIYGFASGNFVYFLTVQPETPEGVSINSASDLFYTSRIVRLCKDDPKFHSYVSLPFGCVKGDTEYRLLQAAYLSKPGEVLARALNITAQEDVLFAIFSKGQKQYHHPPDDSALCAFPIRTVNAHIKERLQSCYQGEGNLELNWLLGKDVQCTKAPVPIDDNFCGLDINQPLGGSVPVDGVTLFTSSRDRMTSVASYVYNGYSVVFVGTKTGRLKKKLHPESAWWKHP, translated from the exons ATGGATCAGAGGAGGAACTGGCCTCGGGTACTGGACTCTGATGGCTGGTCagtggctctgctctgcctcttcctggcCTCGCTCTCCCGGAACGTGTCCAGCAATGCCTCGTTCAACACTTTCCACTCGGAGCACCGGGACTGGACGTTCAACCACCTGGCGGTGCACCGGGGCACCGGGGCCGTCTACGTGGGGGCCATCAACAGGGTGTACAAGCTTTCGGGCAACCTGACCATCCTGGTGGCTCACAAAACCGGTCCCGAGGAGGACAACAAATCCTGCTACCCGCCCCTCATCGTGCAGCCCTGCGGCGAGGTCCTCACGCTCACCAACAACGTCAACAAGCTGCTCATCATCGACTACTCCGAGAACCGGCTGCTGGCCTGCGGCAGCCTCTACCAGGGCGTCTGCAAGCTGCTGCGCCTCGACGACCTCTTCATCCTGGTGGAGCCCTCGCACAAGAAGGAGCATTACCTGTCCAGCGTCAACAAGACGGGCACCATGTACGGGGTGATCGTGCGCTCCGAGGGCGAGGACGGGAAGCTGTTCATCGGCACGGCGGTGGATGGCAAGCAGGATTACTTCCCCACCCTCTCCAGCCGCAAGCTGCCCCGCGACCCGGAGTCCTCGGCCATGCTGGATTACGAGCTCCACAGCGACTTTGTTTCGTCCCTCATCAAAATCCCCTCGGACACGCTGGCCTTGGTTTCGCACTTCGACATCTTTTATATCTACGGCTTCGCCAGCGGCAACTTCGTCTATTTTCTGACGGTGCAGCCAGAGACCCCCGAGGGCGTCTCCATCAACTCCGCCAGCGACCTCTTCTACACCTCCCGCATCGTCCGCCTGTGCAAGGACGACCCCAAGTTCCACTCGTATGTGTCCCTGCCCTTCGGCTGCGTCAAGGGCGACACGGAGTACCggctgctgcaggctgcctACCTGTCCAAGCCGGGGGAGGTGTTGGCCAGGGCCCTCAACATCACGGCGCAGGAGGACGTGCTCTTTGCCATCTTCTCCAAGGGGCAGAAGCAGTACCACCACCCCCCCGACGACTCCGCGCTCTGCGCCTTCCCCATCCGCACCGTCAACGCCCACATCAAGGAGCGCCTGCAGTCCTGCTACCAGGGCGAGGGCAACCTGGAGCTCAActggctgctggggaaggatGTGCAGTGCACCAAAGCG CCAGTCCCCATCGATGACAACTTCTGCGGGCTGGACATCAACCAGCCCCTGGGCGGCTCGGTGCCCGTGGACGGCGTGACGCTCTTCACCTCCAGCCGCGACCGCATGACCTCCGTGGCTTCCTACGTCTACAACGGCTACAGCGTGGTCTTCGTGGGCACCAAGACGGGCAGGCTGAAGAAG